A genomic window from Bacillota bacterium includes:
- a CDS encoding PTS transporter subunit EIIB has product MSDKAMRMIQALGGKANIVALDSCITRLRLSLRDTGV; this is encoded by the coding sequence ATGTCGGACAAAGCTATGCGAATGATCCAGGCCCTTGGCGGAAAGGCAAACATCGTAGCCCTGGACTCCTGCATCACGCGCCTCCGCCTCTCGCTGCGGGACACCGGAGTATGA
- a CDS encoding PTS glucose transporter subunit IIA, translating to MGSLLHTISLKSPLTGKVVPLDAVPDQVFAQRMVGDGVAVDPSEGLVVTPVDARVETVFPSGHAILLRTQSNVTILVHIGIGSVRLAYAFEKMVEAGAEVKEGDVLLRFDLEAIRREAESTMSPVIILDPPPGLSLRHTAPCFVEAGKDPLFSVVLPGSSHGLT from the coding sequence GTGGGCAGCCTGCTACACACCATCTCATTGAAGTCTCCGCTTACAGGCAAGGTGGTACCGCTGGACGCGGTGCCCGATCAGGTGTTCGCACAGAGAATGGTCGGTGACGGAGTAGCCGTCGACCCATCCGAGGGGCTGGTCGTGACCCCCGTCGACGCGCGGGTCGAAACCGTCTTCCCTTCGGGGCACGCCATTCTCCTGCGCACCCAATCGAACGTCACGATCCTCGTCCACATAGGCATCGGCTCGGTGAGGTTGGCATACGCATTCGAAAAGATGGTGGAGGCTGGGGCTGAGGTGAAGGAAGGGGACGTGCTGCTCAGGTTCGACCTGGAAGCCATCCGCAGGGAAGCCGAGTCCACCATGTCACCGGTCATCATCCTTGACCCACCGCCGGGCCTTTCACTCCGCCACACTGCTCCGTGTTTCGTAGAGGCCGGCAAAGATCCCTTGTTCAGCGTCGTGTTACCCGGTTCTTCACACGGACTCACTTGA
- a CDS encoding manganese catalase family protein, with product MWVYEKKLEIPVRVSIPDPRMAALLITQYGGPDGELGAAVRYLTQRYTMPTGMTRGLLTDIGTEELAHLEVIATMVYKLLEHASIDEIKAAGLDKNYAIRDKAIFPADPNGVPWTAAYIQAHGDPVADLHEDMAAEQKARATYEHLIRLTDDVDLMQGLQFLREREVVHFQRFGEALVNVQEFCERKKVF from the coding sequence ATGTGGGTATATGAAAAGAAACTGGAGATTCCAGTGAGGGTTTCGATACCGGACCCAAGGATGGCAGCGCTCCTCATAACGCAATACGGCGGGCCGGACGGCGAGCTCGGGGCCGCCGTGAGGTACCTGACGCAGCGCTACACCATGCCCACAGGGATGACCCGCGGTCTGCTCACGGACATCGGCACCGAGGAGCTCGCCCACCTCGAAGTCATCGCCACGATGGTCTACAAGCTACTCGAGCACGCCAGCATCGACGAGATCAAGGCGGCGGGGCTCGACAAGAACTACGCCATCCGCGATAAGGCCATCTTCCCTGCGGACCCCAACGGCGTGCCCTGGACCGCGGCGTACATCCAGGCCCATGGAGACCCTGTAGCGGACCTGCACGAGGACATGGCTGCCGAGCAGAAGGCGCGGGCAACCTATGAGCACCTGATCCGCCTGACCGACGACGTGGACCTCATGCAGGGCCTGCAGTTTCTCCGTGAGCGGGAGGTCGTGCACTTCCAACGGTTTGGAGAGGCGCTGGTAAACGTTCAGGAATTCTGCGAGCGGAAAAAGGTGTTCTAA
- a CDS encoding spore coat protein CotJB: MNPERMEMLRRIQELEFTAIDLNLYLDTHPGDEKALCDYHEVTHALHMLHMEYDRRYGPLMAAGHGHDRQFPWRWIEDPWPWEICY, translated from the coding sequence CTGAATCCCGAGCGCATGGAGATGTTGAGGAGGATCCAGGAGCTCGAGTTCACCGCTATTGACCTCAACCTTTACCTTGACACCCATCCCGGCGACGAGAAGGCGCTGTGCGACTACCACGAGGTGACACACGCCCTTCACATGTTGCATATGGAATACGATCGCCGTTACGGCCCATTGATGGCAGCAGGGCACGGCCACGACCGTCAGTTCCCCTGGCGGTGGATCGAGGACCCGTGGCCCTGGGAAATCTGCTACTAG
- a CDS encoding spore coat associated protein CotJA, with product MYMRRVAGEVEVVPPECVPKLLPRRISLGEAYVPYQVYGPTYGPAEALCAGTIFPELYRPYAKSVCMEGGWPWAFR from the coding sequence ATGTATATGAGGCGCGTGGCGGGGGAGGTAGAGGTGGTCCCGCCCGAGTGCGTGCCGAAGCTGCTGCCGCGCAGGATAAGCCTTGGCGAAGCGTACGTCCCGTACCAGGTTTACGGCCCCACCTACGGCCCTGCGGAAGCGCTGTGCGCTGGAACGATCTTTCCCGAGTTGTACAGGCCTTACGCGAAGAGCGTTTGCATGGAAGGGGGATGGCCGTGGGCATTCCGCTGA
- a CDS encoding response regulator yields the protein METGPDNIGHMPRDRSCAPPGATACLQQPTRVLSQQILQAQKMETIGQLAGGLAHDLNNQLLVIRGCIELCRLENPEDSVSGHLLKQARMAADRAAGLTRQILLFTRQQPQDKRIVDLNGNVRELQAMLSRLMGEDISLVLDLSDSLWPVNADATNMDQVITNLLLNARDAMPQGGVITVKTENVTLDEVPCRSSPCARAGRYVRLTVSDTGIGIPEDVMPHIFEPFFTTKPTGTGLGLSVTYGIVTAHDGWIVARSTPGRGSTFEVYLPAVTFPANYVFHGGGENASPNTPQGHGEHIILVEDEPNVRALTEKVLQSGGYVVHSCGRISEAVEVSRSRNREIDLVISDVVLPDGNGHEFALRFASDYPSAAILLVSGYPDSRAKYEEIACSGLPYLQKPYTFGDLLRKVDEVLKRRQGAGPGAELPTAARPAGLKGCAGEGDKQVG from the coding sequence TTGGAAACAGGTCCCGACAACATTGGCCACATGCCACGAGACAGGTCGTGTGCTCCCCCGGGAGCAACAGCTTGCCTGCAGCAACCTACCAGGGTGCTGTCACAACAGATTCTGCAGGCTCAGAAAATGGAGACTATCGGCCAGTTGGCAGGGGGACTGGCTCACGACCTAAACAACCAGTTGCTTGTAATTCGCGGGTGCATTGAACTATGCCGCCTGGAAAACCCGGAGGACAGTGTCTCCGGCCACCTTCTGAAGCAGGCCCGCATGGCCGCCGACAGAGCAGCGGGCTTGACCCGGCAAATCTTGTTGTTCACGCGGCAACAACCACAAGACAAAAGGATCGTCGATTTGAATGGAAACGTCAGAGAACTCCAGGCTATGCTTTCACGGCTGATGGGAGAAGATATCAGCCTGGTCCTCGATCTCTCGGATAGTCTCTGGCCGGTCAACGCAGACGCCACCAACATGGATCAAGTGATCACTAACCTGTTACTCAACGCGCGGGACGCCATGCCCCAGGGAGGCGTGATCACCGTGAAAACGGAGAACGTGACACTTGACGAGGTACCCTGCAGGTCTTCGCCCTGCGCCCGGGCGGGCCGCTACGTGCGTCTTACAGTAAGCGACACCGGCATCGGAATCCCCGAGGACGTCATGCCGCACATTTTCGAGCCGTTCTTTACTACAAAACCGACCGGGACGGGGTTGGGCCTCTCGGTCACCTATGGAATAGTCACCGCCCATGACGGCTGGATAGTCGCCAGGAGCACTCCGGGTAGAGGGAGCACGTTCGAGGTGTACTTACCCGCAGTCACATTCCCGGCGAACTACGTGTTTCACGGCGGCGGAGAGAACGCTTCCCCCAACACGCCTCAAGGCCACGGCGAGCATATCATTCTCGTTGAGGATGAGCCGAACGTCAGGGCGTTGACCGAGAAGGTTCTGCAGAGTGGTGGCTACGTGGTTCATTCGTGCGGGAGGATATCCGAAGCGGTTGAAGTCTCCAGGTCCCGGAACAGAGAGATCGATCTTGTCATAAGCGACGTCGTCTTGCCTGACGGCAACGGCCACGAATTCGCGTTGAGATTCGCCAGCGACTACCCGTCCGCCGCCATACTCCTCGTGAGTGGATATCCGGACAGCAGGGCGAAGTACGAGGAAATCGCCTGCTCGGGGTTGCCGTACCTCCAGAAGCCATACACGTTTGGCGATCTGTTGCGTAAGGTTGACGAGGTCCTCAAGAGAAGGCAAGGAGCCGGGCCCGGCGCGGAATTGCCGACAGCAGCCCGACCCGCGGGCCTTAAGGGATGCGCCGGAGAAGGTGATAAACAGGTCGGATAA
- the hydF gene encoding [FeFe] hydrogenase H-cluster maturation GTPase HydF, whose amino-acid sequence MSLNATPAGERLHISIFGRRNAGKSSLINALTGQYVAIVSDVPGTTTDPVAKAMELHPLGPVTIVDTAGLDDAGDLGRLRVEKTLSVLNRTDLALLVIDPAGDIGEYERTVLAKVREQGAAVLAVVNKVDAYPQAEGRDWTAELGVPAVVVSALNGQGIDELKLKVVQTAPRDWTLPTIVGDLIGAGDVVILVIPIDKAAPKGRLILPQQQVIRDVLEHDSVAVMVKERELRHVIDNVRLQPRLVVCDSSAFLKAVADTPPDVLFTSFSILFARYKGDLNTLVAGAKVVKDLRPGDRVLIAEACTHHAVEDDIGRVKIPRWLRQVAGGELRFDVVSGGGGLPQNLRDYRLIVHCGACMLNRREMLYRLLQARNAGVPIVNYGILMAHMHGVLCRALSPFPAALAILGDAEEDLWRSP is encoded by the coding sequence GTGAGTCTTAACGCAACGCCGGCAGGCGAGCGGCTGCATATATCCATATTCGGGCGGCGGAACGCCGGCAAATCGAGCCTGATCAACGCCCTTACCGGCCAGTACGTCGCCATCGTGTCCGATGTCCCGGGCACCACTACCGACCCCGTGGCGAAGGCCATGGAACTGCACCCCCTCGGTCCCGTTACCATCGTGGACACCGCCGGGCTGGACGACGCCGGCGACCTGGGCAGGCTCCGCGTCGAAAAGACGCTGTCCGTGCTGAACAGGACGGACCTGGCTCTCCTCGTGATAGACCCGGCCGGCGACATCGGAGAGTACGAGCGCACAGTGCTTGCGAAGGTGCGGGAACAGGGCGCCGCAGTCCTGGCAGTGGTTAACAAAGTGGACGCATACCCGCAGGCGGAGGGTCGCGACTGGACGGCGGAACTCGGCGTCCCTGCGGTCGTCGTTAGCGCGTTGAACGGCCAGGGGATAGACGAACTGAAGCTGAAGGTCGTACAGACGGCTCCCAGAGACTGGACGCTGCCCACCATCGTGGGCGACCTCATCGGCGCGGGAGACGTGGTCATCCTGGTAATCCCCATAGACAAGGCCGCGCCGAAAGGGAGGCTCATCCTGCCGCAGCAACAGGTCATCCGCGACGTGCTCGAGCACGACTCGGTAGCCGTGATGGTCAAGGAGCGGGAACTCAGGCACGTGATCGATAACGTCCGGCTCCAGCCCAGGCTGGTGGTCTGCGACTCGTCGGCCTTCCTGAAGGCTGTGGCCGACACGCCTCCCGACGTGCTTTTCACCTCGTTTTCCATCCTGTTCGCGCGGTACAAGGGCGACCTGAACACCCTGGTCGCGGGCGCAAAGGTGGTGAAGGACCTGAGGCCGGGCGACAGGGTGCTGATCGCGGAGGCGTGTACGCATCACGCAGTTGAAGACGACATCGGGCGCGTGAAGATACCGCGGTGGCTGAGACAGGTGGCGGGCGGAGAACTCCGGTTCGACGTGGTCAGCGGCGGTGGCGGGCTCCCGCAGAACCTGCGCGACTACAGGCTGATAGTCCACTGCGGCGCCTGCATGTTGAACAGGCGGGAGATGCTCTACCGGCTGCTGCAGGCGCGCAATGCCGGAGTCCCCATAGTAAACTACGGGATACTCATGGCGCACATGCACGGCGTCCTGTGCCGCGCGCTGTCTCCGTTCCCGGCTGCTCTCGCCATTCTCGGGGACGCTGAGGAGGACCTGTGGAGATCCCCGTGA
- a CDS encoding aspartate ammonia-lyase produces the protein MRTGNCVETRIEKDLLGEMPVAADAYYGIHTARAMANFAVSGIRAHPALVWAMALVKKAAAIANVEVGLLNPTIGQAIALAADELAGDRFHDQIVVDAFQGGAGTSTNMNVNEVIANRAIEILGGRRGDYTLVHPLDHVNLGQSTNDVYPTALRVAAIRLVREMAQAMACLQGALQAKEKQFAAVLKIGRTEMQDAVPITLGQEFGAYAEAVARDWWRLYKAEERLRQVNLGGTAIGTGLNADRRYIFRVIEILRELTGFGLARAENMVEATQNADVFVEVSGFVKAAAVNLAKIAADLRLLSSGPHAGFGEIRLPEVQAGSSIMPGKVNPVMAEMVTQVAFQVMANDAAINIAAASGQLELNAFLPLIAHDLLQSLEMMARAARLLAERCVAGIEADEARCRDLLNRSYGVITAFAPYLGYDRATGVVRRALSEGRTVTDVIREEGFFTPEELDAILQPQELTTPGVAGARHIKRIRESRATTGPGIPAGSAAAPQDRQESTIRGGRQTGGDARES, from the coding sequence ATGAGAACCGGAAACTGTGTTGAGACGAGGATCGAGAAGGACCTGCTGGGGGAGATGCCTGTGGCTGCGGACGCCTATTACGGCATCCACACAGCGCGGGCGATGGCCAACTTCGCGGTCTCCGGCATCCGCGCACACCCCGCGCTGGTGTGGGCGATGGCCCTGGTGAAGAAGGCGGCGGCTATCGCCAACGTCGAGGTCGGGCTCCTCAACCCAACCATTGGACAGGCGATAGCGCTTGCCGCGGACGAGCTGGCCGGGGACCGGTTCCACGACCAGATAGTCGTCGACGCCTTCCAGGGCGGCGCGGGTACGTCGACCAACATGAACGTCAACGAGGTGATAGCGAACCGCGCCATCGAGATACTGGGCGGGAGGAGGGGCGACTACACCCTTGTACACCCCCTGGACCACGTGAACCTAGGGCAGTCCACGAACGACGTCTACCCGACCGCGCTGCGCGTGGCTGCAATCAGGCTGGTCAGGGAAATGGCCCAGGCCATGGCCTGCCTGCAGGGGGCGCTGCAGGCGAAGGAAAAGCAGTTCGCCGCCGTCTTGAAGATCGGGCGGACGGAGATGCAGGACGCGGTGCCCATCACGCTCGGGCAGGAGTTCGGCGCTTACGCGGAGGCGGTGGCCCGCGACTGGTGGCGCCTGTACAAGGCCGAGGAACGGCTGAGGCAGGTGAACCTCGGCGGCACAGCGATAGGCACCGGCCTCAATGCCGACCGGCGGTATATATTCCGTGTGATCGAGATCCTCCGCGAGCTCACCGGCTTCGGCCTTGCGCGCGCCGAGAACATGGTCGAGGCCACCCAGAACGCGGACGTGTTCGTCGAGGTCTCGGGGTTCGTCAAGGCTGCGGCCGTGAACCTCGCCAAGATAGCGGCCGACCTCCGGCTTCTTTCGTCGGGCCCGCACGCGGGGTTCGGCGAGATCAGGCTTCCGGAGGTCCAGGCTGGATCTTCCATAATGCCGGGGAAAGTCAACCCCGTAATGGCCGAAATGGTCACACAGGTTGCCTTCCAGGTGATGGCGAACGACGCGGCGATCAACATTGCGGCGGCCTCGGGGCAGCTCGAGCTCAACGCCTTCCTGCCGCTCATCGCCCATGACCTCCTCCAGTCTCTCGAGATGATGGCCAGGGCGGCGCGGCTCCTCGCGGAAAGGTGCGTCGCGGGCATAGAGGCCGACGAGGCGAGGTGCCGGGATCTGCTGAACAGGAGCTACGGGGTCATAACCGCGTTCGCGCCGTACCTCGGGTACGACAGGGCCACAGGGGTGGTGCGGAGGGCCCTGAGCGAGGGCAGGACTGTCACAGATGTGATCCGCGAAGAGGGGTTTTTCACTCCCGAGGAACTCGACGCCATACTTCAGCCCCAGGAGTTGACGACGCCGGGTGTTGCGGGGGCGCGGCATATAAAGCGCATCCGGGAGAGTCGCGCGACTACCGGCCCCGGCATCCCTGCGGGTTCCGCCGCAGCCCCGCAGGACAGACAGGAGTCAACAATTCGTGGCGGGCGTCAAACCGGAGGTGACGCGCGTGAGTCTTAA
- the hydG gene encoding [FeFe] hydrogenase H-cluster radical SAM maturase HydG: MSRKITRTAEFIDEERIDRILETAKAPSRGRFDEIIARAREAKGIPEEDAASLLQVTDAGWLGEMYAAAREIKEKIYGKRLVLFAPLYVSDFCVNNCRYCGYRRDNRFPRRRLTLEEVTEEVRILEAMGHKRLALECGEDPVNCPIDYVVDVIRTIYETWNENGNIRRVNVNIAATTVDDYRRLKDAKIGTYVLFQETYHRATYRDVHSGPKQDYDWHTTAHDRAMEAGIDDVGLGVLFGLSDYRFEVLGLLEHAAHLEKEFGVGPHTISVPRLRPALGVDASEFPCIVGDDEFRRIVAVLRLAVPYTGMILSTREKPEFRDQVIATGISQISAGSCTGVGGYSAETCGRTGGRTGGSEAGSQTAQFNVEDRRSPDEIIRSVAASGYIPSYCTACYRQGRTGDRFMALARTGEIQNVCAPNAILTFKEFLIDYASEETKNVGEQAIREHMAAIPNENVRRETERRLKLIEAGRRDLYF; encoded by the coding sequence ATGTCCCGGAAGATTACCAGGACCGCTGAGTTCATCGATGAGGAGAGAATAGACCGCATTCTGGAGACGGCGAAGGCCCCGTCCAGGGGGAGGTTCGACGAGATAATCGCAAGGGCGAGGGAGGCGAAGGGCATTCCGGAAGAGGACGCCGCCTCCCTCCTCCAGGTGACCGACGCCGGGTGGCTGGGGGAGATGTACGCGGCCGCCCGCGAGATTAAGGAGAAGATATACGGGAAGCGCCTCGTCCTCTTTGCCCCACTCTACGTCAGCGACTTCTGCGTCAACAATTGCAGGTACTGCGGGTACCGGCGCGACAACCGCTTCCCCCGCAGGCGGCTGACCCTCGAAGAGGTAACGGAGGAGGTCAGGATCCTCGAAGCCATGGGCCACAAGCGGCTGGCGCTGGAGTGCGGGGAAGACCCCGTGAACTGCCCCATCGACTACGTTGTGGACGTCATCAGGACCATCTACGAGACCTGGAACGAGAACGGCAACATCAGGCGCGTTAACGTCAACATCGCGGCAACCACGGTGGACGACTACCGCCGCCTGAAGGACGCGAAGATCGGGACGTACGTCCTGTTCCAGGAGACTTACCACCGTGCCACGTACCGCGACGTCCATTCCGGCCCCAAGCAGGACTACGATTGGCATACAACGGCGCACGACAGGGCTATGGAGGCGGGCATAGACGATGTGGGGCTTGGCGTCCTGTTCGGGCTGTCCGACTACCGCTTCGAGGTACTCGGCCTGCTCGAACACGCGGCGCACCTCGAGAAGGAATTCGGGGTCGGCCCGCACACGATCTCGGTGCCCAGGCTGAGGCCCGCCCTCGGGGTCGACGCCTCCGAGTTCCCCTGCATCGTGGGCGACGATGAGTTCAGGCGGATCGTCGCGGTATTGCGCCTGGCGGTGCCGTACACAGGGATGATCCTCTCCACGCGTGAAAAGCCCGAGTTCAGGGACCAGGTCATAGCCACGGGCATCTCACAGATCAGCGCGGGTTCCTGCACTGGGGTGGGGGGTTACAGCGCGGAGACGTGCGGGCGAACCGGCGGGCGCACGGGCGGGAGCGAAGCCGGTTCGCAGACCGCCCAGTTCAACGTGGAGGACAGGCGGAGCCCGGACGAGATAATCCGGAGCGTGGCAGCGTCAGGGTACATCCCGAGCTACTGCACTGCCTGCTACCGCCAGGGGCGCACCGGCGACAGGTTCATGGCGCTCGCCAGGACCGGCGAGATCCAGAACGTCTGCGCGCCGAACGCGATCCTCACCTTCAAGGAATTCCTCATCGACTACGCTTCCGAGGAAACGAAGAATGTCGGGGAGCAGGCCATCAGGGAACACATGGCCGCCATCCCCAACGAGAACGTCCGCCGGGAGACGGAGCGCAGGCTCAAGTTGATCGAGGCAGGCCGGCGGGACCTGTACTTCTGA
- the hydE gene encoding [FeFe] hydrogenase H-cluster radical SAM maturase HydE: MRMLSGAADERDRLLAAADRVRSSERGDVVHFRGIIEFSNHCQQDCLYCGLRRSNTRVRRYRMTPEEIVEAAVAGSRLGLRTVVLQSGEDPWFTTDVLAGIISSIKHRAGVAITLSVGVRPKREYRAWRDAGADRYLLKFETSDDALFALMKPGCALKDRLRCLEWLRGLGYEVGSGIIVGLPGQTLDSIAGDVLLLRGLEVDMASAGPFIPHGDTPLGSLPAGSAELSLKVIAIMRLYLPWANIPATTALGTLGPLYRAEALRCGANVIMPNITPQRYRPDYEIYPGKAGSTEEPRESFNRLNRLVAGIGLTMAGGYGWSGRRREEKTGGARYVPEDYQDR; the protein is encoded by the coding sequence ATGCGGATGCTGTCCGGCGCCGCGGACGAGCGGGACCGCCTGTTGGCCGCAGCGGATCGGGTCCGTTCTTCGGAGAGAGGGGATGTCGTCCATTTCAGGGGGATCATAGAATTTTCGAACCACTGCCAGCAGGACTGCCTCTACTGCGGCCTGAGGCGCAGCAATACACGCGTCAGGCGGTACAGGATGACGCCGGAGGAAATCGTCGAGGCGGCTGTCGCCGGGTCGCGCCTCGGGCTCAGGACCGTGGTGCTCCAGAGCGGCGAGGACCCGTGGTTTACAACGGACGTTCTTGCAGGGATCATCTCGTCAATTAAGCATAGGGCCGGCGTGGCGATCACATTGTCCGTTGGGGTCAGGCCCAAACGGGAGTACCGGGCATGGAGGGATGCGGGGGCAGACAGGTACCTCCTCAAATTCGAGACCTCGGACGACGCGCTGTTCGCCTTGATGAAGCCCGGCTGTGCTTTGAAGGACAGGCTCAGGTGCCTTGAATGGCTGCGCGGACTCGGCTACGAGGTGGGCTCCGGTATCATCGTCGGTCTTCCAGGGCAGACGCTCGACTCCATCGCCGGAGACGTCCTGCTGCTTCGAGGCCTGGAAGTCGACATGGCGTCGGCGGGCCCCTTCATACCCCACGGTGATACCCCTCTGGGCAGTCTGCCGGCCGGCTCAGCCGAGCTGAGCCTCAAGGTCATCGCTATCATGCGGCTGTACCTCCCGTGGGCCAACATCCCGGCGACGACCGCGCTCGGGACCCTGGGGCCGCTTTACCGGGCGGAGGCGCTACGGTGCGGCGCTAACGTGATCATGCCGAACATCACGCCACAGCGCTACAGGCCGGATTACGAGATCTACCCCGGCAAGGCCGGGTCTACGGAGGAACCCCGGGAATCGTTCAACAGGCTCAACCGGCTGGTTGCAGGGATCGGGCTGACCATGGCCGGCGGGTACGGTTGGAGTGGGAGAAGACGTGAAGAGAAAACCGGAGGTGCGCGGTATGTCCCGGAAGATTACCAGGACCGCTGA
- a CDS encoding CopG family transcriptional regulator, whose product MSEPGAVRQQDKRIGVVGIVVEDRVRVASRVQDILSKHGDIIVGRMGLPYKERDVAVIALIVDGTSDEVGALTGKLGSIPGVVVRSTLTAK is encoded by the coding sequence ATGAGCGAACCGGGTGCGGTGAGACAGCAGGACAAGCGGATAGGCGTGGTCGGGATCGTGGTCGAGGACAGGGTCAGGGTGGCTTCCAGGGTCCAGGACATCCTGAGCAAGCACGGTGACATCATCGTCGGGCGGATGGGCCTGCCGTACAAGGAGCGCGACGTCGCCGTGATCGCCCTCATCGTGGATGGGACCAGTGACGAGGTAGGGGCGTTGACCGGCAAGCTCGGGTCCATTCCCGGCGTCGTGGTGAGGAGCACGCTGACCGCCAAGTGA
- a CDS encoding AarF/ABC1/UbiB kinase family protein, with protein sequence MAIARRYRHARRFRTVARVLVHHGFGYLLGHLGLTEYLASYRRRSPQGLEEAQPPPTRGERVRRVLEELGPTFVKMGQMLSTRPDLLPKDIRCELAKLLDQVPPFPFMQVQAVIEHELGRPLAEIFLHFDPEPLAAASIGQVHRARLHTGEEAVVKIQRPGIEGIIAVDLEILHAIAQLAEKRTTWGQLYRVGDLVEEFHRTLLQEMDYLAEGRNAERFRQNFAGEDTVYIPKVYWEDSTSRVLTMEYVAGVKVGDIARLKQQGKDLKRIAHNLSRVILQQILVDGYFHADPHPGNIAVLPGETIALMDFGMVGRLSEERQRQLVRLVLGLVRRNSGQIARAVAEMGVIGREVDMEGLRRDVDRVRERYYEVSLSQVKLGEAVGEILDLAFKYRIRIPTEFGLVAKALITLEGIVAELDPAFSIVEVAEPFGRRLMRDRLQHLWKEFGEYAWEVGDIFFGLPRRMDRVLEQIEDGRLTLRLEHAELRETLSRLDRIGNKLSFSVALLGFSIVIAGLVVASALAAGTGEGFLWIRLPFLEIGFVLAVVMGGWLLLAIFRSGRF encoded by the coding sequence ATGGCCATCGCCAGACGGTACCGGCATGCGCGGCGATTCCGGACAGTAGCACGGGTGCTGGTTCACCACGGTTTCGGTTACCTGCTGGGGCATCTGGGGTTAACTGAATACCTTGCTTCCTACAGGCGGAGATCGCCGCAGGGGTTGGAGGAGGCCCAACCGCCGCCTACCCGCGGAGAGCGTGTACGCCGGGTGCTGGAGGAATTGGGACCCACTTTCGTCAAGATGGGCCAGATGCTCAGCACCCGGCCTGACCTGCTGCCGAAGGACATCCGCTGCGAACTGGCCAAACTGCTGGACCAGGTCCCCCCCTTTCCTTTCATGCAAGTCCAGGCTGTGATCGAGCACGAATTGGGCCGGCCCCTGGCGGAGATCTTCCTTCATTTCGATCCCGAGCCTCTGGCCGCGGCCTCCATCGGGCAGGTGCATCGTGCCCGGCTCCACACCGGCGAAGAGGCAGTGGTGAAGATCCAGCGCCCGGGGATCGAAGGGATCATCGCGGTTGATTTGGAGATCCTTCACGCGATTGCTCAACTGGCGGAGAAACGCACGACCTGGGGGCAACTGTACAGGGTGGGGGATCTGGTAGAGGAATTCCACCGTACGCTCTTACAGGAAATGGACTACCTGGCGGAGGGACGCAATGCCGAGCGCTTCCGGCAAAACTTCGCGGGCGAAGATACCGTATACATTCCCAAGGTGTACTGGGAAGATTCGACGTCCAGGGTACTCACCATGGAGTACGTGGCGGGGGTGAAGGTGGGGGACATCGCCCGGTTAAAGCAGCAAGGTAAGGACCTCAAGAGAATTGCCCACAACCTCAGCAGGGTGATCTTGCAGCAAATCCTGGTAGATGGCTACTTTCACGCTGACCCCCACCCCGGGAACATTGCTGTGCTGCCGGGGGAAACGATCGCTTTGATGGATTTCGGTATGGTGGGCCGCTTGAGCGAAGAGCGCCAGCGGCAATTGGTCCGACTGGTGCTGGGACTGGTCAGGCGGAACAGCGGGCAAATCGCCCGGGCGGTGGCGGAGATGGGCGTCATTGGCCGGGAAGTGGACATGGAGGGATTGCGCCGGGACGTTGATCGCGTCCGGGAGCGCTATTACGAGGTGTCGCTGAGCCAGGTGAAACTGGGCGAGGCCGTCGGGGAGATCCTGGACCTCGCCTTCAAGTACCGCATCCGCATCCCGACCGAATTCGGCCTGGTAGCCAAGGCGCTGATTACCCTGGAAGGAATCGTGGCGGAGCTAGACCCGGCCTTCAGCATCGTGGAGGTGGCCGAGCCCTTCGGCCGCCGCCTGATGCGGGATAGGTTACAGCATCTGTGGAAGGAGTTCGGAGAGTACGCCTGGGAAGTTGGCGACATCTTTTTCGGGCTACCCAGGCGGATGGACCGCGTTTTGGAGCAGATTGAGGATGGCCGGTTGACTCTAAGGCTGGAACACGCTGAGCTAAGGGAGACCCTTTCCCGCCTCGACCGGATCGGCAATAAGTTGTCCTTCAGTGTCGCACTCCTTGGTTTCTCCATCGTCATCGCAGGGCTTGTGGTGGCGTCCGCCCTGGCTGCGGGAACCGGGGAGGGTTTCTTATGGATAAGACTGCCCTTCCTGGAAATCGGTTTCGTCCTGGCCGTGGTAATGGGTGGGTGGCTGCTGCTGGCCATATTCCGTTCCGGGCGGTTCTGA